The sequence CGGTTCGTTCTTTTCGACCCAGAGCCGCCCACCATGCGACTCGACAATCGACCGGCTGATCGCCAGTCCCATGCCCATCCCTTGCTCCTTCGTTGTGAAGAACGGTTCGAACATCCTATCGAGTTGTTCGACACCCGGGCCCCAATCGCTGACCTCCGTTTGGATCGCATCCCCCACCCGGTGCACGCGCACCGCGAGAGACTTGGGGTCGCCGACCCCATCCATTGCTTCGATGCCATTGCGCATCAGATTTACCAGTACCTGCTGGATCTGGACGCGATCCAGCGCAATGACCGGTAGATCCCTCTCGACATCGATGTTGATGGGCACGCGACTTCTCGCCGCCTCCTCGGCCATGAGAGTGCGCGCTTGGTCGACGACACCGCCAAGCGTCGTGTCAAGCCGCGCATCCAAAGACTGCTTGAACAACGCGCGAATTCGGCTCACCACATCGGCGGCGCTGTTTGCGTCGCGGATAATTCGTCCCACGATCTTCTGCGCGCGTTGGACATTGGGCGGTTCGGCCATGAGCCAGCGCTCGCATGCATTAGAGTTCGCTACGACCGCCGCCAAAGGCTGGTTCACCTCATGCGCGATGGAAGCCGAGAGTTCGGCGAGGCTCGCGGCGTTCATCGCACGGGCGAGCTCTTCGGAGGCTCGTCGCAGCGCTTCTTCGGCGCGCACCTGCGCGGCCTCCGCACGCTTGCGTTCTGTCAGATCAAGAATGTAGGCAACCCCTTGCTTAGACTGTCCTTCGAAGCAGGCAGCGCCGATCAATACGGGAATCCGGCTACCATCCTTCCTGAAAAACTCCTTCTCCCGGGCCTGCATTTTGCCCGTGGCCTTCAGTTCTTCTGCTTCCTCCCGGGCATGCACTTCTTGCCATTCCGGAGGCGTCATGTCGAACCATCGAAGCCCCGCCTGCAAATCCGCTCGGTCGCACTGGACCATCCGTAGAAAGGCGTCATTGGCGTCTATCAGCCGCCCATCCAGGTCCCAAATAACGATCCCAATGATATCGGAATCGACCAACCGTCGAATCTTGGCTTCTCGCTCTGCAAGGTCGCTATAGAGGCGCATCTCGTCGTCGACGTCGATGGAGATCGCAAACCACTGAACTATCGCTCCGCTTTGATCCCGAACCGGTTCGCCTCGACCATCGACCCACCGATACGCGCCGTCCGCGCGACGCATACGGTACTTTGTTGAGTATGGCTCCCCGGTGGCAAGGGAGTGCCGCACCGTCTCCAGAAGGCGAGCGGTATCTTCAGGATGCACGAGGGACGTGATCGCTGCCGCTAGCCGACTCATACCCGGCTTGTCTAGCTGCGCTAGGTCGTTCAAACCGAAGAAGTCGAGCAGGCGCTTGTTGAAGAAGGTCGGATTGCCTTCCGGCGTCAGACGCCGAATCTGGACTGGAACCATGTCCACTAGCTGTGACAGCTCGCGCTCACGCTCTCTAAGCGCCTGCTGCGCTCGCACCTCATCGTCTATATCCACAGAAACGCCATACCACTCTGCGACGGCTCCATCGTCATCGCGGCGAGGCTCTACCCTGCACTCGGACCAGCGATAAGCGCCGTCCTTCTCAAGTAGGCGAAACCGCATGACAGCGGCGCTGCCGCTTTCGAAACAGGCCCGCAGTGTCCGCTGCACTTCGGGCGCATCTTCGGGATGGGCTAGCCCGTGCACCAATCCGTCGATAGACGGCGTCCGCAGAGATTCGAAGTTCCGAATAACGGAGCGGAAATGGTCCTGGTAGCGTTTGTTGAAGTACAACGGCTCGCCCGCAGGGGTGGCGCTCCAGACGCGGACCGGAAGTGCGTCAATCATCTGCTGCAGCTGCCGCTGGCTTTCCCGCAATGTGAGCACTGCTTGCTGATGCTGGCGCGATATGGCCGCCACGATCAGCGCCGAGAACGCCGAGATGGCAAGAAACAGCTGCAGCATGATCTGGCTATGTTTCTGGGACTGCGGATCGCTGATAAATTGGCTGGCGCCGGATATCGTGAATATCGCCGTGATCAGGGCGAGAAGGGTCAAGGTGACGGCGGCCCCCTTGAACTCGAAGCGGACGGCGGCCCAAAGCAGCGGCGGCATGACGATGTAGGCGAAAGGTAGATAGCCACTCAGCGAGAGCGTGGAGACAGAGAGGAAGATCAGACCAAGAACACCCGCTTCCATCCACTGCCCGCCAGAGAGCCGGGTCTTCCCGCGCAAGTTCTGGAACACGACCACTGCCAGGGGCGCTACGATCAACACCCCAGTAGCGTCGCCGATCCACCATAGCGGCCAAGCAGTCGCGAAGGATTGCACGCCGAACCAGGCAAGCGTAGCACTCCCCACCGTCGCGCTCGCGAACGGCGCAAGGCCTGCGGCCAGCAGGACAAATGCGAGAACCTCCTGCAACGTCTCGAGCCGAACTGGACGCCGGCAGGCCAAGTTCACGAGCCACGCACCGGTGATCGCTTCAAGAGCGTTGCCGCTGTAGATCAGCAGGGCGACAGGCAGGGAATTGTGGAACCATAACGCGCTGCTGAATAGTTCCCCCAAGAGACCGGCGATCACCCACCACGGCCAGCTTCGGGTGGGCGCGATGACAAGTGTCGCAATGAATAGCCCACTGGGAGGCCAAATCGAGATTCCTGTCCCGGGCACGACTGCGAGCGCCTGCGCAAATCCGGCGGCTAACACGTAGGCCGTAACAAAGAGTCCCAGGTGCAGAATCCGAGGGCGGGATGACCAGAGGTAGGATCTCCTGTTCGCCTCGAGGTCGGCAGTGGAATACTCGCGGGACCGAGCCAGTTCCACCGCCACAAGAGGTCGAGTATCTCCTTGCGATCCGGGTTCGGATCGGTCGAGGTCATCTTTCAGAGCGGGCGCCGCTTCCGAATTGGTTTCGCCCAACGAGTTGGATGCTGTCGTCATTGGCTGCTCCTGCCGGACTAGGAAAGCCTTGGGACTGCCAACTGTTTGTATAGCACATTTTCAATGTCCGGGGGCGGCGAACTCGCGAGCCAAGCCTAGCCCAGCGACAGGAGACTCCTACCGACTCACGACATTGAACAGATGACCCCTGTTAGCCGAGCAACGATAGCGAGGGAGGCTGCCTGGGGTTCGCTGCGCCGGTTCACACGTCACTTTCGAAGCTGCGGACCGGTCGCAAAGCTGCGCGTGCCGGCCCGCCGCTTGATCAGGACTATCTGGAGCTGCGGCGTTTGGTGGTCGAGGGTGACTGCGCGTTAGGACTGGCGAGCTGCCAGCCCCTGCAATATGGCGACATAAGGTACGATCACGACCTGCGTCCTCATCGCCCTTGCGCCTTGGGGAGCCGAGCAGGAACGGGGCGACCAGCGCCCAGCATCCCAAAATGGAAATCCAACGTTCGCCTAATCTCCTTAGCGATAGAGCCACGTCAGAGCAGCGTACGATCAGCATGCGATCTCGGCATTCCACGCCGCAACGGAAAGTTCGGAGAGCAATCGGGGCCTTCGGAGAGTATCCTCCAGCAGGTGTTTCTCGCGGCGGGTTTCAACACGCTTCCGAACAAAAGTAGTAATGGAACGGTCGTCGGTGAAAGGCGGAGTTGCAAGCGATGCAGATCATCTCCCACCCCAAGTTCTCGCTTCGACCTGGACCGCAGCGGTCGCGCGGCGACACGCTGGCCCCGGGCCTCGCATATAGTGGAGTTCCGGTCTGTAGTGGGGAGCGACGAACTCGCGGATCGCGGCCCCGAGTCGGGTAACTGGCGACCTCAGGACGGGCTTGGCGAGGAAGGCCTGCGTATTGAGGGAGGCGCGCCGCGACAGCATTCCGACCAAATCATGCATTGTATCCTCCATGACGGGTTGCGGGCGGAAATCAGTATGCGTCGGATCGGCCTGCGAACCAATTCTGCACGAGTATATGCACTGCGATGCCAAAGTCTTGGGCAGCCGGATTCAGTGTATGGGGGATCCCAATCGAAGAAAGCCCTTCGGACACTTGGTAGACGAAAATCAGATTCTCAAAGTAGGTGTATCTCAGATCTATTTACCTGATCGACTACAGCTAGCGCGCAATGCAGCGCTCCTCAGGCATCATATTTTCGGCTCGATCCACCGTCTGCTGGCGCAAGCCGGCCGTAGCCTGCTTCCGATCTATGCCCAGGGATAGGGTAACCTCTACCCTAGGCTCATAGACCGTCATCGATCGGCTGGCGTAACCTGGAAGGTGGCCGGTTTCGCTTGGGTGATGGCGTCGATGCACGGTGACGCATGGGCACGACGCTCAAATTCGACAGGAGCCTCGTGCGCATCGTTGGCAAGAATTGATGCGGTACCCTTCCCCGCAGTGCCTTGCTGAGGGACCAGCTCAACGAGAGATTTGATGCAGACCTCCCACTCTCGCACGACGAAGCGGTCCTCCGGGCGGAGCTTCGGCTTGCGGAGCTTGGTACTAGCCGTCTTTTTCCTCCTTTCGTTGGCGCCCGCCTACGCCGCCAACGATGTGTTGCGTATTCCTTACGTCGCGGATGTCGGCACATTCGACCCGGACAATGGATTTGAGACCGGCGCGATCAGCGCGATCGACAGCGTCTACGAAGGGCTTGTCGAATACGTGCCGGGTTCGACCAAGGTCGTTGGCCGGCTGGCCAAAAGCTGGGAAATCTCGGACGACGGGCTGACTTACACCTTCCACCTGGTCGACGGTGTCAAGTTCCATGATGGCACGCCTTTCAATGCTGCCGCAGTCATAAAGTCTTTCGAGCGCCGCCGAGACCATGGTCTGATCTTCAGTTACTCGTTGGCTAACGTAAAGGAAATGCGGGCGGCCGACACTTCCACGGTCGTGCTCACACTTGTCCATCCTCAGCCATCGCTTTTGGATGCGCTATCCAGCCCGTGGGGACCCAAGGTCATCAGTCCGGTTGCACTTGACGAACATGACAACGGCAACTCCGCGACGACCTGGCTCAACGAGCATGCGGTTGGCACCGGCCCGTTCAAATTGGCAGAATTTAAGCGCGGTCAGCGCTACGTGCTTGAACGCAATGACGACTACTGGGGCAAAAAACCGTTCTTCAGGCAGATCCAGATTTCGGTTGTGCCCGATATCAGCCAGCAGATCCTTCAATTGCAGGCGGGGACGATCGACGCGGTGCCGCTCAACTATCCATTCGAGCAACTCACCAGCCTGCCCGAGGGTCTGGAGATCACCACAGCTCCGAGCATGGTACCGTACGCTCTCTTCGTTAAGCCGGACTCGCCGCTCCAAGATGCGGAAGTCCGAAAAGCCGTTTTGACGGCGATCAACCCGGCGCTTTGGATCAAGGACGCTTTCGGAGAGTTCGCGACCCTGTCAAGGTCGGTCTATCCTAATGTCATGCTGGACCCGGCGAATCCGATCCGGTTCCCGACCGAATTCGACGCGGCGAGGGCCGCGATAGCGAAACATGGCCCGGTAAAATTGGTCATTGGCCTTCACAGCGCGGCCCCAACCTACAGCCGCATCGCCGATCTGATGATAGCACAGCTGGCCTCGATCGGCGTAAAGGCAACTGCTTATGTGCTGCCCTCCGGCGCTGCTTACACCTTGAAGGATGACAAGAACCCTCCGGATTTGCTACTCACGATCGCGAGCCCGGACGCCGCTCATCCGGAAAGCCAGGCCAAGGTGTTCTTCGCGAAAGGCGGTGCCCTCAACTTTTTTGGCCGGGTCTTGCCAGAAGCCGATTCCATCGTGGATCAGGCTGGACAGTTGACCGACGTCAAGGAACGCAACGCTCTCTACGAGAGGGCGGGACAGATGTATTTTGATGCCGGCATCGTCATCCCGCTGGTCAACGTCAACGACGTGGTTGTCCACGCCAAGGGTCTGAAGGACCTTGGACTTCGCCCTGTTGATCCGCCCGGTAACATCGACTTCGCCACCGTTCGCTGGGGACCCTGAACTCCGAACCATTCGGTTGGTTCGGGAGCAGGTCGGGCTCGCAGGATAAAATGGTCAAGGTTCCGCACCGAATGTCCGAACCCGTGGCCCAATCCGTCCTCGCCATCAAGGACCTCTCACTTACTCTCAGCCGCGAAGGCCGTCCTTCCCGCGTCCTCAACTCCATTAGTTTCGATATGTTTGCCGGCGAGATCGTCGCGCTCGTCGGAGAAAGCGGTTCCGGCAAGACCAGCATTGGGTTGACGCTTCAGGGGCTGTTGCCCCGCGAATATCGGCCCCTGGTGGCGGGCTCGATTCGGCTTGCCGGGATCGAACTTGTCGGCGCGGGACGGCGCACCTGGCAGTCGGCGCGACGCCACCTGATTCGCGCGATCTCGCAAGATCCGATGAGCGCGCTCAACCCCACCATGACGATCCGCCGCCAGTTGCGGGAATCCAATGAAGGGTCAATCGACGACTGGCTCAGCCGAACCGGACTGCCCGACCCGGACCGGATTGCTGATGCGCTTCCGCATCGCCTGTCGGGAGGACAGCGTCAGCGTGTGCTCATTGCCATGGCGATGATGGCGAAACCGAAGCTGCTCGTCGCCGACGAACCGACCACCGCGCTCGACGTCACCACCCAGGCTCAGATCCTCGATCTCTTGCGCGATCTCGCGCGCGAGCAGCAGACGGCAATTCTGTTCATTACGCATGATT comes from Mesorhizobium japonicum MAFF 303099 and encodes:
- a CDS encoding ABC transporter substrate-binding protein, translated to MQTSHSRTTKRSSGRSFGLRSLVLAVFFLLSLAPAYAANDVLRIPYVADVGTFDPDNGFETGAISAIDSVYEGLVEYVPGSTKVVGRLAKSWEISDDGLTYTFHLVDGVKFHDGTPFNAAAVIKSFERRRDHGLIFSYSLANVKEMRAADTSTVVLTLVHPQPSLLDALSSPWGPKVISPVALDEHDNGNSATTWLNEHAVGTGPFKLAEFKRGQRYVLERNDDYWGKKPFFRQIQISVVPDISQQILQLQAGTIDAVPLNYPFEQLTSLPEGLEITTAPSMVPYALFVKPDSPLQDAEVRKAVLTAINPALWIKDAFGEFATLSRSVYPNVMLDPANPIRFPTEFDAARAAIAKHGPVKLVIGLHSAAPTYSRIADLMIAQLASIGVKATAYVLPSGAAYTLKDDKNPPDLLLTIASPDAAHPESQAKVFFAKGGALNFFGRVLPEADSIVDQAGQLTDVKERNALYERAGQMYFDAGIVIPLVNVNDVVVHAKGLKDLGLRPVDPPGNIDFATVRWGP
- a CDS encoding MASE1 domain-containing protein, encoding MTTASNSLGETNSEAAPALKDDLDRSEPGSQGDTRPLVAVELARSREYSTADLEANRRSYLWSSRPRILHLGLFVTAYVLAAGFAQALAVVPGTGISIWPPSGLFIATLVIAPTRSWPWWVIAGLLGELFSSALWFHNSLPVALLIYSGNALEAITGAWLVNLACRRPVRLETLQEVLAFVLLAAGLAPFASATVGSATLAWFGVQSFATAWPLWWIGDATGVLIVAPLAVVVFQNLRGKTRLSGGQWMEAGVLGLIFLSVSTLSLSGYLPFAYIVMPPLLWAAVRFEFKGAAVTLTLLALITAIFTISGASQFISDPQSQKHSQIMLQLFLAISAFSALIVAAISRQHQQAVLTLRESQRQLQQMIDALPVRVWSATPAGEPLYFNKRYQDHFRSVIRNFESLRTPSIDGLVHGLAHPEDAPEVQRTLRACFESGSAAVMRFRLLEKDGAYRWSECRVEPRRDDDGAVAEWYGVSVDIDDEVRAQQALRERERELSQLVDMVPVQIRRLTPEGNPTFFNKRLLDFFGLNDLAQLDKPGMSRLAAAITSLVHPEDTARLLETVRHSLATGEPYSTKYRMRRADGAYRWVDGRGEPVRDQSGAIVQWFAISIDVDDEMRLYSDLAEREAKIRRLVDSDIIGIVIWDLDGRLIDANDAFLRMVQCDRADLQAGLRWFDMTPPEWQEVHAREEAEELKATGKMQAREKEFFRKDGSRIPVLIGAACFEGQSKQGVAYILDLTERKRAEAAQVRAEEALRRASEELARAMNAASLAELSASIAHEVNQPLAAVVANSNACERWLMAEPPNVQRAQKIVGRIIRDANSAADVVSRIRALFKQSLDARLDTTLGGVVDQARTLMAEEAARSRVPINIDVERDLPVIALDRVQIQQVLVNLMRNGIEAMDGVGDPKSLAVRVHRVGDAIQTEVSDWGPGVEQLDRMFEPFFTTKEQGMGMGLAISRSIVESHGGRLWVEKNEPRGATFIFTLPVETEKAP